Proteins encoded by one window of Cannabis sativa cultivar Pink pepper isolate KNU-18-1 chromosome 4, ASM2916894v1, whole genome shotgun sequence:
- the LOC115715253 gene encoding mitogen-activated protein kinase kinase kinase 20-like: protein MEKWVRGEEIGHGSFATISKTKPRKGSPLMAIKSSKACGFQTLENEKRVLDKIGACSQIIKCYGENHSVENGVNYHNLLLEFASGGSLSDQIKINGGRLPEPEIRRHARSILKGLSFIHSKGFVHCDIKLQNILMFDNGNVKIADFGLAKETSSSLETEQLTVRGTPLNLAPESVNFNEYESPSDIWALGCAVVEMVTGNPVWNYKQEPNIWALLLRIGGDEVPEIPEELSEEGKDFLSKCLIKDSKKRWTAEMLLNHTFVSDIKDDDESDNTVVSEEFSPRCPLDFSNWDSSPQPNSPEFSLELFNVFEFSSSSSSSNCLISPENRLRQLVSGDSANWSFSESWVTVRN, encoded by the coding sequence ATGGAGAAGTGGGTTCGTGGAGAAGAAATTGGCCATGGAAGCTTCGCAACAATCAGTAAAACAAAACCCAGAAAGGGTTCACCTTTAATGGCTATAAAATCATCGAAAGCTTGCGGTTTCCAAACTCTGGAGAACGAAAAGCGAGTACTCGACAAAATCGGAGCTTGTTCACAAATCATTAAGTGTTATGGCGAAAATCATAGCGTTGAGAATGGTGTCAATTATCACAATTTACTGTTGGAGTTCGCCTCTGGTGGCAGCTTATCGGACCAAATCAAGATCAACGGTGGTCGATTGCCGGAACCCGAAATCAGAAGACATGCAAGATCGATTCTCAAAGGGCTTTCTTTTATTCATTCCAAGGGATTTGTTCATTGCGATATAAAGCTTCAGAATATTCTTATGTTCGATAATGGTAATGTTAAGATTGCTGATTTTGGATTAGCCAAAgaaacttcttcttctttggaAACAGAGCAGTTAACTGTAAGAGGTACTCCTCTTAATTTGGCTCCTGAGTCAGTAAACTTCAATGAGTACGAATCTCCTTCGGATATTTGGGCTTTGGGTTGTGCTGTGGTGGAAATGGTGACTGGGAATCCGGTGTGGAATTACAAACAAGAACCAAACATTTGGGCTCTGTTACTTCGAATTGGGGGAGATGAAGTTCCAGAAATTCCAGAAGAATTGTCAGAGGAAGGCAAAGATTTTCTATCAAAGTGTTTGATTAAGGATTCTAAGAAGAGATGGACGGCTGAGATGCTTTTGAATCACACCTTCGTTTCAGATATCAAAGATGATGACGAGTCTGATAACACTGTTGTATCGGAAGAATTCTCACCAAGATGCCCTTTGGATTTTTCTAACTGGGATTCGAGTCCACAGCCTAATTCACCAGAGTTTTCACTTGAATTGTTTAATGTCTTCgaattctcttcttcttcctcttcttcaaaTTGCCTAATTTCGCCGGAAAATCGTCTCCGGCAACTGGTGTCCGGTGACTCAGCCAATTGGTCATTTTCAGAAAGTTGGGTCACAgttagaaactaa